The nucleotide window CCCATTTGCTCCTCATTTGGGCCAGGAGCCTTGTGATAACAAACCCTGCGGAGCACGAGCAGGGCCGGGGAGTTCAACCTGCCAGCAGCGGGCACGCAGCCCAGCACGGATCAGACCTGGGCACAAGATGAAACCAGCAGGCACCCGTCGCTGGGGGTGCCAGGGTGCCATGGGACACCTCGCCTCCTGCCCGCTGcactgccccacagcagctcccaggggctGCTGAGCCCCACAGGCAGCGACAACCCCGATGTGCCCCCTGCCAGCCGGGCATCGCCACCAAAGGTGAAGGTTCCCGGGAGCCCACAGGGTGAGGGAGGAATTTGGctctctctctgcagctggTTCTCCTCCTCGCTCTGCTCCCCCCCTGTGCCACGAGCCCCCTGCAGCCTGGCATCCCAAGCCACTTAGGCAAACCCTGATAATTAATAGAAAACAAGCCAAACAaggcagcccagctccccaATCCTTCCTGATGCCGAAAGGGTTTAATTCTGATCTGCAATAAGCCTCTGATCCCGGCTGAGATTTGTAGATGGATTTTGCAAAGCCGCCGCGAACAACTCGCGGTCCCTGATCCCCGGGTCCCCGGCCACTCGCCCTGCCCCACCGAGCCCCCTCCAGTCCCGTTCGCCTGCAGCCTCCCTCGGCCCCGCATCCCCAGCCGCCTCCGTAAGTACCGAGCCCTCGCCTGCCTCAGTTTGCCAGCCCCACGAGGGTCCCGGGGTGCTAATTTAGGAGCAGCAGCCCTAAGatggagcagaggggctggttAGTGCCTGGGAAAGGAGACAGGAGTGAGGGAACTTTGGGAGCAGACCTcagaggtgctgcaggggctgcaccCTCAGCCGGCAACTTTCCCAGGGCGCGAGGCCAGTGGCCGGGCGGCACCGTGTGGTTTGGCGTTTCGCAAGAACCGCACCAGGGGGAATTTTGAAACGAggtgaagggaaaacaaacctgCGCCTGCCAAAACCCCGCTGCCCGCTccgaggtggggaggggaaactcccaccacagcaccagcacccccGTGGGGAGCATGGGCCGTACCCCACGGCAGGACGGGTCACCCCACTGTGCCCGATGCGTTTCTGTCCTCCACGGGTCTCTGGGCTCTCCTGGGGACACAGGTGTCACCGGCACCTGCCATTCCTCCCTGTCACCGTGCCATGGAAGAGCTGGCAGCCAAAGTTCAGCCTCGAGAGCGCATCTTCTTGTCCCAGCCCCGCTGGAGCGCAGggcgggcaggcagcagcaggagctttAAGTGAGCCCCGATGGCACAGGAGCAACCCCCTGCCTCTGGTGGAGAAGCCTCGGGGAGTCAGATCTCCACCGGCAGGTCCCAAACACACAGCACGCAGCTGcagctttttggctttttccCTCCGGACAGCAGAAGATAAGGATTAGCTGAGCCTGCAAAAGCAGCTCGAGGCACGCGTAGCAGCgaagaaatatttccatccCATACAACacgcggggggggggaggaagaggcaggggGGGAGGCTTGCACCAGGAGAcgctgctctccctgcccttgCACCTCCTGGTCCCGTGGGAGAtggccccgcggggccgggcgggctccccatccctgcccacgGCCGCggcagcagggagagctttGGCGTCCTGCCCGGGCAgcgctgctctgcctgcctctgaAGCTTGCCTGGGAAGATAACAGAGGTGAAAGGGTGCTTGGCGCGGCTCCACGGGCTCGGGTCAATCGTTAATCGGGGAGGGATTGCTCTCCACTCTTGCAGGTAACCTCTCCTCCCCCCTTGCTCCCACCCACACACAGGGCCCGCACAAAACTGGCGCCCAGGGGAGCGGGGCGAAGGCTCGGCCCGGAGAGAGGAGCCGCCAGCGGGGCCATGGCAAGGTAAGCGCGCAGGAGGAGGACAGGCGACGCCCAGCCCCACCATGGTGTCCATGGGGCTCCAGCTGGCCGGCTACACCATCGCCTTCCTGGGCTACGTGGGCACGCTGACGACCacgctgctgcccagctggaaGATCAGCTCCTACATCGGCTCCAGCATCGTGACGGCCGTGAGCTTCACCAAGGGGCTGTGGATGGAGTGCGCCACGTACAGCACGGGCATCACGCAGTGCGACATCTACAGCTCCATGCTCAACCTGCCCTCCGACGTGCAGGCGGCCCAGGCCCTGATGGTGAGCTCCTGCGCCGTCTCCTCCCTCGCCTGCCTGCTGGCCGTGGCCGGCATGAGGTGCACCGTCTTCGGCCAGGGCTCGCCGGGCAAGGACCGCGTGGCGGTGGTGGGTGGCGTGGCCTTCGTCCTCGGGGGGCTGCTCTGCTTCATTCCGCTGGTGTGGAACATCCACGTGGTGCTGCGGGACTTCTACAACCCCATCCTCCCCGACAGCACCAAGTACGAGATGGGGGAGGCTCTGTACTTGGGCATCATCTCCTCCTTGTTCACCCTCATCGGCGGCTTCATCCTCTGCGCCTCCTGCCCTTCGCGGGACTCGCCGGTCGCCTACTCCAACGCCTACCCGTCCCGGCTGCTGGCAAGCaagagcccccagccctccgtCAGCCCGACACACAAACCCAAGAGCGAGTTCAACTCCTACAACCTGACAGGATACGTGTAGCAGCAGCGGGGCCCCTGCCtggctcctctcccagctcccccGAACGCCCGGGCTGGCAGCGAGGGAaggcagagagaggagaggacGTGGGGGCACCCCCCCTGCTCAGCCTGATCAGGTTTTGACTCTGGTCACTTTGACTGCTCAGAAACCCCGGCTGACAGTGAAGGACCCCGAACCTGGCTTCTGTTCCTACCGTGGTGCCgccagcctgcaggagctgcccccgTGGGACAGTGactctgtgcccccccccagggctcaCCCGCTGCCACGGAGGGGTTGTGGGGGGATctgggcacccccagggccCTGAATCACTGCGGGAGGCGGGTGGGGGCGCAGTGTTGATTTCAAAACGATGTCGCAATAAATCTGTGTTTCTAGCTAGGCTGTGACTGAGCTTTCCTCTGGCACCAGGGGGCCAGGAGCCCCCCAGTACCTCACCTGGCGGGGCTGTGGCGGGGCTATGCTGGCTTGCCCGGTGTCTGTCATGCACAGGGAGCCCCATCCCTTGCTCTGGGTCTTACAGgagacaagaaataaaacacgGCGGGGGCTCGCAGGCAGGTTCTGAGCCCAGGGGATCCCTGCAGGGGCTGGTTTGGGATGGGGAGGCAGGGTCGAGCCCTCCCCACACAGCTCTTGGGTCCGGGGTGGGGGCTGCCAGCGGCAGCgagcagggtgcaggcagcccGTGGTAGAGGAACGGGTGCCTTTATCTCCCGTGCCAGCTCCGATGCCCGTCGTATCCTGCATCCCACTGCCAGAGGCGCGATAACCCCTGCCCCCCAGGGGTTTCAGTTCACCTGCCAGCCCCTCGTAAAACAATTTAGATTAGGCCCCGGCGAGGAGGGCACCGGGTTCCCCACTGAGACGTCACCACTAACCTTGCGCCAGTGAAACCGTGTGTACCCGCGGGGCTAACACACTCCCGATAACAGCGTGAGTCACgctttctccccttctcccgGAGGAAGATGCTCGCGGGCAGGGACCGCGGCGATTTCCAGGCATGggctgtgccccctccccacagcctggggacagggccCGTGCCCAGCGGAGCCGCTCGGCGCTGCCCCGGGGAAGGAGCCCCCGGGGTCACTGGGGCCGGGGGTGCAAAAGGAGCAAGAGCCGCAGCTCCGGACGGTGCCTCAAATGGAGAAGGGGGGCAATAAAGTATTAACGTGCCCTTATCTTCTGAAGCAATAGAGGCGCTATAAACGCCCAGCACACCAGCCCGCAGCCACACCTGGGCCACGGGCTGCAACCTGCGGGGATAGGCGCAAGAAATGGGGTTTGCAAGCACGTCACTGCCCCAGCTTCCTCCTCAGAAGGACACTTGCTCGGCCCCAAGccttctgcaggcagcccccaCAGAGCTCCCTCCCGCCCTGGGGACAGGCACAGGCAATGCCACCTTCCCCGGGCATCCCGCAGCACGTGAGGCACCTGTTAAAAGGGGCAGCCCCGGCTGGATCCCACAGCACCGAGGAGCCCTCAGGCAGGCAGAGTTTACCCATTCTGCCCCCCCACAGCTGCCTCCTGTTCCCTCCTAGGGCAGTGGATCCAAAGCAGCAAATAATTCGTACAGGCTCTCCAAGGAGTACAGGACCAGGTGCTGGGGGAGACCATCTCTGCCCCCAGTGCAACCCAGGGAAGCActcggagaggagaggagagaagggaggggaagaaaattgAGGCCAAGTTCCTGATGGGCTGAGGCACTTGGTGACGGCCTCCGCATTCCTCggccctcctcctgccccagctgcctcctgcgctgtgctgcagcctggggaccCGTACCTCACCTCCAGAGGCTTCCTGCCCTCCCAAAATCTTGGGGACGGCCATGGCTGGAGGCACACAGCCGAGACACCGAGGTGAGGTTGGTGGTGCCCAGCTCCCCTGGTTTTAGTGGGTGAGGAGCCAGCTCCTCCTCAGGGAGCACCTTCTGTCAGAGGGAAGGCCCGTCCTGCGCCTCACGGCCTCCCGTGTTCTGCAAAGTGAGCTTTTGGGGAGCCCTAAAGGATCTTTTGCTCTTTACAGAAGAAATCTGAGGTAAGCAAGGCGGAACAAACTCCATGACACAGAGGGGAAGTGGACCTTTGGGTGCACCACAGCAGGCTCCTAGAAAGCACTTTCCTGGTTGAGGTCGAACAACAGCTCAGAAATTTATCAGAAGAGCTATAAAAACTGTTAACCTTGAAAAATCAGGTATTAGGCCCATCAAAAGGACACAAGGGTTCGATCTTCATGGCATTACATTAACATCACAATCGCATTTTTCCGTAATTTACGTCTAATCTACCCTCGAGGAGCTCCAGGTGAGCCATctcagcagagccagcacaCATGCAATCTGCAGCAGCAACAATCTTTTATCAGCGCAGCCTACACCAACTCAGCCAGCAAAACAAGCTTTATCAGCAAGGAACACTCATACAGGAGTGTAAATCGAAGCTACACCAGGGATTTTACAGAAATAGCATAGAATCACAGGACGGCTCGGGTcggaagggaccctaaagccCACCTCTGGTCAAGCAGCAGCGTGCTGCAGGGAAGAGAGCAAGGCCAGAGGGTCCTGAACACCTTGGGGTGAACAAACGAGCTGCCACCACGCTAACCAGGCCGCAGATCATCCCAAGCGAGCCTGTTGTCCCCACGCTCAGGATACACCGGGCCATTTGAGGCCTGCAGTCCAGGGGCACACATATTTTGGCAGCTGCTAACCTGTAGGTTACTTCTAGGTAACTTCTGTAGGTAACTTCTGGGTCTGTACCTCGAAGACACCCAGCCCGAAAGGCAGCCAAGCCCCTCCAAGGCTCTCAGCGTGACCCTGAAGTCATCCCAGAAGCACAGGAACCAAGGAGGCTTcaccagccccggggctgcctcctgcctctgcccaggACTTCGGAGGAAGGGTGTGCTTCAGAGCAGCTTTTCCCACAGCGGGGAACTAATCTTTCCCTGAGCAGCTGCCTTTTTTCACAGAACTTGCAATATCCTCTCTATTTCTGGGATGTCCAGCTTGCTAAAAAAGGCTAAAACCAGGACAAAACCCACGTCACAGAACAGCATGACTACCCTGAACTCGTTTCCCTAGAAAACCTCTAAGTTTCTTCAGGTCATCAGAGCAAAGTCCCACAACACCAGCTACACCTGGCAGACACTCCCAATATTGCTACAACGGATGTATTATTACCCAAATTTTCAGCCCTTTTCCTTTTAAGAGCTCAAGAAGAGAGCTCTTCCAAGCCACAGAGACACCCAAGAGGTCTGCAGGTGTCACAGAGCCGAGGCCACCCCTGGCTCCACAACCTCGATGCCCCCATGCCCTTTGAGCTGCTCCAGGAAGGCTGCAGTGGGACAACCACGCTGCCCTTTGCCTTTCAATTttcccctggctgcagcagaggccAGGGGACAGCTGTCAGCGTGCGGGGGAGAGATCAATTAATCTCTGATTAGCCCTACCTTTCCGGCCATGGCACATTTCCTCATTGGCCTCCTGCTCTTCCCAACCCACCTCGCTGCCACGGTGGTGCCGGGCCGCGAGGCTGCTCTCTCCATCTCCCTGCCGGCacctggggcagggggcaccgATAAGAGGCAGGAATAAGGTGGCAGGAATAATTAACTCCTCCTTTGCAAGGCAAGGACAGCGGACACCACAGGGCTGGGGACTGTCCCCTTGTTACATTCCCAGACTTACAATGCCCCTAAGCTGTAAgtctgcagctgcagacagcTGTTGCTGCACAGAGCACAGGCAGGTGCAGCTAATTCCCCCAGCTCTGGGACTCCTGGCTGAGTAAAAGTCTGACAAGGGGAATAATCCCACCCTCAGGCACCCCGATGGCAGCTCCATCATGTTGGAAGAGATGAGTTTATCCTCGGCTGTCCCtgagcagccccttcccacgGGAAATATTTGTAAAACCGAGGGAAGGTGGCCATGAAACGCAGCGCTGAACCTCCCAGTTCATGGGTGGGATGGAGCAGGGCACCCGCACGCCTCGCAGGACAGGCTGGGTTCCTCCAGAGCCTCGCCAGGGccgcctgctgcagctccaaaGCTCCAGGAGACACGGCATGGTACTGCCAGGGAGGACCTGGAGCGCTCCAGAAGGAGAAAGCTTTGCCAAGTGGTCTTATCTTTTGAGATGCTTCGCTGACCTCCTCACCTGCAGTAAGGATTTATCTTCACCACACAACTTAATTCCCCCAAACCATTACGGCATCGCAAGCTGTTGGCACGGGTGCTACGCTGCGTGCTGTCGGAGATGCAGGAGGGAAGTGCCAAGTTTCAAAATCAGGTACTTTGATATCAGCTTATctaagggaaaataaacagctgCACTGTTTGCCAAGTTGCATCCATTTAGGAAACGCTCCCTCGCGCAACCATGTTCTGCGTGATTTCTTCActctgaggaaaacaaagcagctcGAGAAATGTCAGGGACCCACGTATCACCGTGGAGAGCCTGTATTTTGCCTTGCTGGTAATGCGAGACGCAGAGGTGAGAGTACGAAACCCGCTAACTGCTCACAGGCTGTTAAACATCTCTGTAGGCGCACGGATCTCTGCCGATCGATGCTTGCATCAAAGCTGCCCTTTCCTCACCACCTCCTCATTCAGAAAAGCTCGCTCCTGTTGCTAACGCCCAAGCGCCTTATTTCTGTATGTCATGCGAGTACGGGCTCCgttccctgggcagcaggaATTAAACAGGAGCAGCTCTGAGCTGTGCAGGCTCTGCCACGGCTCCCACCACGGCAGCAGCCAAGGTCCTGGAGACAGGGTACAGGCAAACACGGCACAACAAACATTGGGGATGTCTGTAAATAATCTCCTAAAGAAATAAGGTCAAGTACTATTAGGGATAAACTTCAGATCCCAGAGCTAGCTATAATGGGATGGaataaaaaagatgcaaagagcagcagcaaccAAGATTACTAGCTAACACATGTGGAGATCAAGCCGAAAGGAGGTGTAGACATTTCCCGCTTTAGAAGCAGCTTcggagaagaaaataaagctccgtctcttccccttcccacgGCAGATGATTCAAAGGATGACTCGCTCATGGTATAAAACTTCCCAGCACGGCCAGAAGCATGACAACTCCCCACGATCTCTCTGGCTATGCAAAACTGCACTTCATGCAACTGTAAAATTAATGCAAGTGTCCCAAACGCTGTGAAAGGAACCTTCAATTCAGTGTGATATCCCGGTGGAGATTTGATCTCCTCAACAGCTctattgaaaatgaaatgccaCGGGGGTGTTATCCTGTGGTTTGAGGACCAGCTGGCAagatgtcaaaacaaaacaaaaaaaaaaagcaaacataaatgGAGATAAGAAACGCTGCCTTCAAACCATGAATGGAGGGAGATAAGGGAGCTACCTTCAAACTCAAGTGTTACCACCTGCAGTACTGACCTGAAAACCCAGCAGACAGCTCAATCTGAAAATGTCAAGAGAGCTCAGACACAGATCTGAGATCTGGAAACATGAGCTAGACACAGAGCAGGACTCAAACAGAAGGACGGGAGATCAAAAATTGTAGACAGCGGCACAATACCTACAGActgtaggggaaaaaacacttgtATTGATAAcatcctgcctgcctgcaccaGCAACAGTGAAAGTTGTGCAGTGCTGCATGTAAGCCCAGCCACAGGGGAAAAGGAGGCAGCAAAGTCCTCAGCACGCAGGATGAGGCACGCTGTGTGCACACAGCTGGGTTGCTCAACTCCCGACTCTCAGGCAACACAAACACCTGACTGGTGACACCACCTGAGCAGTTTCTGTCATGTGGCCTCACGCCTTCGCAGGACAAACGAAGTGCTTAAGTCGTGTCAGAAGAGCAGTGGTGTGCTGGCCACACACATGCCCTGCCCTCCAGGCCCACCAGGAGAACGTGCCCAAGAAGGATGTGTCCTTCAGCAAGAACTGACTGCGGGAATTTGAGAGGGGTTCTCCTCAGCTCCTTTAAGCCAGGCATTTTGTACCTGCAGGAAACCACATTTGATTTGGGAAGCTTGTGAGCTGGAAATAAACACAGGTTTAAGCAATATTGACAGACTACCACTTGCCCTTGCCGTTATTTGCTGCCTCTGAAgcctgctggaggcaggacaGGCAGCTACAGCATCCTTTGGTCCGTGTGGCCCTTCTGCATCATACCTGCCTGCTCCCAAAACCGACGTCTGCCCCATGTTCTCTGCATTCCCTGGGCCAAAAGGGTGGTCGTGCTGCTGGCTAAAAAAGAGCCAAGCAGGCCTGCAAAGGAAGTTTAAAGGAGAAGCTCCCCCACAGGACAGCTACTGCTGAAAGAAGCTGCCTCAGCCACGCTAGCCCGGAGCCTCGCAGCTCTGACTGCACGCCCCAGCGTCACCATGCCACCAACTGTTCCCATAGCTACACGCAGAGATAAATTTAGCTCAAG belongs to Anas acuta chromosome 13, bAnaAcu1.1, whole genome shotgun sequence and includes:
- the CLDN2 gene encoding claudin-2 — translated: MVSMGLQLAGYTIAFLGYVGTLTTTLLPSWKISSYIGSSIVTAVSFTKGLWMECATYSTGITQCDIYSSMLNLPSDVQAAQALMVSSCAVSSLACLLAVAGMRCTVFGQGSPGKDRVAVVGGVAFVLGGLLCFIPLVWNIHVVLRDFYNPILPDSTKYEMGEALYLGIISSLFTLIGGFILCASCPSRDSPVAYSNAYPSRLLASKSPQPSVSPTHKPKSEFNSYNLTGYV